Within Nitrospirota bacterium, the genomic segment TCGTGATCGGTCTGGTCATGGCGATCTACATGATCGTGCTCGGATTCCGCGCCCAGACGTTCGATCGCGGGGCGCGGACGTTGAAAGACGCGCTCCTGCAGACCTCCTGGAAGAGAATCGGCCTGATCTTCGGCAGCGTCACGCTCGTCGTGGCGTTCCTCTTCGCGAGCCGGGTCGCGACTTCCGGGTTTTCCACCAGGAAGCTCATGGTCTACCTGGGCCTGCTTCTGCTGATCGGCGTCGTCTTCGCGGTGGAGATCGCCATCCAGCGCATCTGGCCGAACGGAGCTCGGCGCCACCGGGCTCTGGGCCGGTTCACGATGGTCATCTACTGCATCCTGTTCGTGACGGGCAGCGTGACCTACACGATGCTGTATATCCTCTATCCGGGGAAAATTGGCTAGGGCCGAGGCTGGTCGCGCATGGCTATGCTGACTTGCGGCTGCGGTCGGTGGATGCATACGGAAGGGGTGGACGAATGTCCGCCGCCGGCTGAGGAGGAGACCTGGATCGTGCGGGCCGAATGTCTGGGGTGCGGGCTCAAGGTGGGGGCGGAAGCGCCTCCGGGGGAAGCGGCCGCCCTCGTGGACCGGCTGATGTGGACGGATGACGCCCTCTATGAGTTGGAGCGGCTCCCCCCCTACGTGGAGCCCTTGGTCCGGCAGGAAGTTCTGGACTATGCGCGGGCCAACGGCCGGCTCATCGTCACGGTTGCCGTCATGAGGCAAGCCCGGCAAGGCGGGGCCGTCGAATGGGAGCCGGAGGCCGAGCGCCGGTTGGATCGAATCCCCGGGCCTGTCCGCGCCATGGCGCGAGTGGAGTTGGAGCGGACGGCGGTGGAGCGCGGGCACCAGCGGGTGACGGTGGCGCTCATGGAAGAAGTCAAAGCCCGGTACTTCGGCATGGGGAGCGCGAAACGTGAAGCGTGAAGCGCATCTCGCAGTGGGCCTAAGCTCACGACGCTTCGCGATCGACGCTTCACGAATCACGGTGGCTGCATGTTGCACCGGCTGACGCTGCGGGTGCTGCCGCGGCTCACCTTGATGGTGACCGAGGAGTCGATTCGCAAACGGAAGCGGCTCGTGATGTTGGTGCCGGGCCTGGTGGCTTTCGCCGTGTACCGGCTGGCCAAGCTGGTCGTTCCCCTGTCCGATCCAGCGACGTTGTTGGTGCTGAGCGGGACCGTCTCGGCGGTGACTGCGCTGTGGGCCTATCGGCTCGCTCGGCGTGCCTCGTTGACGATCCTGTGGAGGGAGGACGGGGGAAGGCTGCTGGGTTGGCTAGTCGGCTGGATCGGATTCGCCTACGGGGTCCAGCTCTCGTTGATGGTGCTGGCGCTCCTGAACATCCTCGTGCACTACGACTTCCTGCGACATCCGGACGGTCCCGCGATGATGGCCGTCATCATCGCCTGCACCTCCGTGGCCAGGGATGCCTTCGAGATCGGGCACGTCCGCCGGATTCAGCGACAAGGCGAGTCCATCCTCACGTTTCCCGACGGGGCTGCACTGCGAACGCTGTTGCGTGAGCAAGCGCGGCCGCTGCTCATTCGATCCTTGCTGGCTGGAGTCGGAGCGGCGGGGCTGGCCGTCTCGCTGGAGGCTCTGGGAGAGATCGGCCGGACGGGCCTCGGACAGCTCCTGGTCGTGACGCTGGCAGGCGGAACCCTCGCGCTGTGGGCCTATCTCGACGGCCAGCAGCGCCCGGGCGGCTGGCGGGAGGTCTTGGGGGCCGTGGCTCCGGCGGAGCTGTTCCGTTTCTGGTGGTGGCCGGGGCTCGCCTTCGCCGCCACCTATTACCTCGTGCTCGCCGGCGCGGCATTCTACCTGCTCCGCCTCGGCCAGGCCGAGCCGGTTGTGCGAGGACTCATGGCCGGACTGGTCGGAGCGATCATGACGGCGTACTGTTACTATCTCGGATACCGTCGCGCCCTGGAGGATCGCGTGCACCGGCAGGTGCCCGCCTCCCTGTTGCGCTGTCCTTTTGTCTTTGCCATCCTGTCCAAGGCCGCTGCGATTCCCAGTGAACGGGCCATTCCGCAAAATCAGGTCGCGCTGGGCGAGACGGTGAGAAGGGGCTGATCGAGGCATGGTCGGGCGGAGCGTGAGAGCGAGTGGGGTCGGTCTTGCGGGCGTCATCTGCCTCCTGGGTTTGGCGGCCGCTCTGCTCGTCCTGCCACCCGTCCTCGGGGCGGCTGGGGGGGATCCCGTCGTCGAGGGGTTCTCTCGGAGCGGCCAGGCCCAGTCGCTTGAAGCCGGGAGCGCGCCGGAGGAGGCGACCGACGTCTATTTCCACGTGCCAGGGAGGCCCGTCGGGCCGCCCGCTCCTCCGTCCGAGGCCATCCAGTATGGACGGTACGGCTCTTTGAACAGCCGGACCTTCGTCTGGTTCGTGACCCAGCAGCATACCTATTTCGGCGGATTCGTGTTGGCTCTGCCGATCTTTTGCGTGATCATCGAATTGATGGGGCTCATGACGCGGGACCGGGCTGCGGCCGCCCGCTACGACCGGCTGGCCCACGATTTCCTGCGGGTCGCCCTGCTAGCCCTGTCCCTGACCGCGGTCGTCGGGAGCCTGATGCTGGCCACCTTCGTCTGGTTCTACCCCAGCTTCATGAGCTACATGGGCGGAACCTTCAAGACCATGATGCCGATCTACGCCCTCGTCTTCCTGGGGGAGTCGGTCGCGCTGATCCTTTACTACTACAGTTGGGAGCGGATGGCCGCTCCCGCGCTCAAGTGGGTCCACGCGTCGGTCGGCGTGCTCGCCAACGCCCTGGGCGGTGCGCTCCTGCTGCTCGCCAACGCCTGGGCCGCGTTCATGATGGCGCCGGCTGGAGTGGACGGGCAGGGGCGCTTTCTGGGGAACGAGTGGCACCTTCTGCACTCGGCCCTCTGGAATCCCCTCAACGTCCACCGGTTTCTGGCCGATCTCATGTCCGGTGGAGCGGTCGTGCTGGCTTACGCGTCCTATCGGTTTCTCACGAGCAAGTCCGAGGAAGAGCGGGCCTACTACGACTGGGTGGGCTACATCTTTCTGTTCGTGACCGTCTGCGCGCTCCTGCCGATGCCCTTCGCCGGCTATTGGCTGATGCGGTCCGTCTACGAGTACCGTCAGAGCATGGGAGTGACCATGATGGGCGGCCTGCTCACCTGGCTGTTCGTCGTGCAGGCCCTGCTGATCGGAGTGCTGTTCCTGGGCATCAATTACTACCTCTGGCAGAGCATGGGCCGGGTCCGCGGCGGCGAGCGGTATCAACCCTATCTCCAATACCTGACCTGGGGCCTGATGGGCTGTCTGTTCGTCTGGTTCACGCCCCATACGATCATCATGTCGGCCAGCGAGATCAAGGCTATGGGGGGCGCACAGCACCCGGTCATCGGGAACTACGGGGTCATGTCGGCCAAGAACGGCGCGATCAATGTCATGATTTGTCTGACGGCGGTGAGCTACATCTTCTACCGGCGGGCCAACCGGTCCATTACCGTCCCCTGGGCCAAGGCCGGGAACCTCGTCCTGGCCGGCCTGTTCGCCGTCGGGATCGCGAACATCGTCTGGCTGGCCGTCTACGGATTCTACCTGCCCGCCAGCGTCCGGGTCGGGCTCTCCATGCCCCAGGCTTTTTCGACCCTCACCGTGCTCGTCGTCGGGCTGTGGATCAACCGGGCGATGCTGCGCGACGCCAGGCTCCTCGGGCCGATCGAGTGGGGGAAGATGTCCGTTCGGGGCATGGTGGTGCTGTTCGGACTGGCGGCGGCCTTTACCTGGGTCATGGGGCTGATGGGCTATATCCGCTCGTCGGGGCGGCTGTCATGGCACGTCAACGAAGTCATGCCGGATGTCTCGCCCTGGGCCCATACCCCCTCGCTGGGCGTTGCCGCCAAGATGGTCACGGTGAACATGGTCGTGTTCTGGCTCACGGTCCTGGTGCTGTTTTGGATCAGCAGCCGTGACCGCAGAGCGATTGGGCAGCCGTCGTCCGCTCAAGCGGACGGCTCAGCCATGCTCCCCTCCGCGCCGGGCGAGGCGCAGCCGTCGTGAACGGGCTCCGATCCATGGTCTGCTTGAGCCGCGCAGCCCTTCCGCTCATGCTCTCGCTTTCCTTGCTGGGACCGTCGGGCGCCGGGCCGGCCTCCGGGCAACAGGCCGGCTCGACGGTGCTGGAGGACTTCAAGAACGGGGATGCGGACGGATTTCCCAAAGGCTGGAAGGCGCAACGCAGCGAAGGAAAGGCCAAGCAGGCCTATACCATCCAGTCGGAAGGCGAGGTGGTCTTCCTGGCCGCCAGGAAAGCCGACCAGCGTGTGTACAAACGGATCGCCTGGGACCCCAAGGCCGCACCCATCGTGACCTGGCGGTGGCGGTTGAAGGCGGTGCCCTCCGGAGCTGAGCCGATCGCCGCAGTCTTCGTGTCGCTGGACACGGATCTGATGGTCATCCCGGTTGCCACGAAATATGTCTGGAGCGCGACCAAAGCCAAGGGCGCCGTGACCGAGGGGGGCGTCTTCGACGCGTCGGAAATCGTCGTGCGGAGCGGGCTGCAGCCGATCGGGACATGGGTCGAGGAGCGGGTGAACGCCTACGAGGATTTCAAGCGCATCCACGGGCACGAACCGGCTCGGCAGGCCTGGGGCATCTCGCTTCTCGGCGGCCCCGGCGTCGAAATTGATTTCGGTTCGATCACGGTCTCGTCGCCCTAGCCACCGACGGAGGAAGCAAGCCGGTATGACCGCTGATGACGCGCAGACAGCCCAACATCCGTGGCGCAAGCTCATCGACATGCTTCTGGGGGCCGTCGTGATGGGCACCGTCGGCACCATGTTGGGTTTGTTGATGGGCGGCGGCGCGCTTCCGGTGGGAGCCACGGCAGGGGTCCTGCTCGGTACCGTCGTCGGGCTGTTCGGGGGGCGGCGGTTCCTGATCAGCATTCTCATCGGGACCGTGCTGGGCGGAGCGCTCGCATGGGCGCTGGCCGGGTCGGATAAGATCTCCGTGGGAGCCGGGGCCGGGGCTGCGATGGGCGGGTTTCTGGGGGTTCAGTGTTCCGCGCTGCTGGACCTGTGGGCCGAGCGCAAGCGTCAGGCGAAGCAGAAAGAGGAAAGCCAGGTGGACGTGGGGAACGGTTGAGCCGGGGACCTTCGAGGGAAGCGACGGGAACTATGGAAAATCGAGGCGTGCTCATCGGGGCGATCATCTTCGTGTTCGCGTCCTTCATCCTCATGATCGTAGGCCTGGTGTACGAGTCCTACAAGGCGAAGAAGCAGCGCGAGCTGGCCGCATCCATCGTGACCGAACACCGGCCCGTGGCCGCCGCCGTGACGACCGATTTTTCCATGTACAAGACGATGGTCGGAGACGACGGTCGCGAGATGGTCCTGATTCCCGAAGGGCCCTTCACGATGGGTGGCAAGGAGGGTGATCCGGACGAGGCTCCGGAGCATCAGGTCTACCTGAGCGCCTATTGGATTGACAAGAAAGAGGTCACGCAGGCGGAGTACGACCGCTTCGTGAGGATGACGAAGCGAGGCAAGCCGTTTATCCCGGTCTTTGAGGACGACCAGTCCAAGATTCTCAAGCCGGAGTTGCCCGCGATCGGTATGTCCTGGGCCGACGCCGAGGCCTATTGCAAGTGGGCGGACAAGCGGCTGCCCACCGAAGCCGAGTGGGAGAAGGCGGGTCGCGGCGAGGACCGGAGGCGGTACCCTTGGGGAGACGACTTCGGCAGCGGCCACGCCAACGTGGACGGAGACGAGGATGGGTTCAAATACCTGGCCCCCCCCGGTTCGTTCGAGTCCGGCCGGAGTCCTTACGGCTTGTACGACATGACCGGCAACGTGGCCGAATGGGTGGCCGACACCTACGGGGAACATTACTATCAAAAGACGTCCTACCGGGATCCGCAGGGGCCCGAGGAAGGACAGCACAAGGTGATCCGAGGCGGTTCGTGGCGGGAAACTCCATACAAAGCCCGACTCTCGCAACGCTTCCAGGCCAAGATGTGGCGGACCGACAGCACGATCGGTATCCGCTGCGCCAAGGACGCGGAGGAGTATCGTGCAGAGCCTCGGAAGGTCAAGGGCTAGCGAATGAGCAGGGCTCAGCGGCCACGGCCGTAGGGTGAGGGATGAGCCATGCTGGAGACCAGATTCAAGATCGTCTTCCTGCTCGCCGTCCTCTTCATGACCAGCTTGCCGGTCCTAGGAATCCTCAGGGGGACCTCACCGCCTCCCGAGGATCCGGAAACGTCGCCTGCCGGTCCCGATGACTCCACCCTCTCCTCCGGCGCCCATCCCTCAAGCGAAACGCCGATCGAAGAAGAGATGGTCATGATTCCAGCCGGGCCGTTCGTCCGCGGGACCCAAGCGGGTGGCTACGACGAGCAGCCAGAACGGGCGATCTACTTAGACGTCTACTCCATTGACCGGTACGAGGTGACCAATGCCCAATACCAGGCCTTTGTGGCAGCCACAGGGCATCGGAAGGCCGGACCGCCTTCACGCTACGCCAAGAACCTGTCTCGCATGCGAGGCGTGAATCAGCCGGTGGTCTACGTATCCTGGGAGGACGCCGACGAGTATTGCCGATGGAAAGGCAGACGGCTGCCCACGGAAGCGGAGTGGGAAAAGGCCATGCGGGGCACCGACGGGCGCCTGTGGCCGTGGGGCAACGAGTTCGATCCGATCGCGTCGAACGTAGGATCTTCGCGAGATGGATTCGAGGCCACCTCGCCGGTCGGATCCTTCAAGCGCGATGTCAGCCCGTTCGGCGCGGCGGACGGTGCCGGGAACGTCATGGAATGGGTCGCGGACTGGTACGGAGAGGACGCCTACCGAGACCCAGCGGA encodes:
- a CDS encoding DUF420 domain-containing protein yields the protein MLEWLKQPGFLGTHATIGADLSQLMATVFTGLFVLGWLQARRGMSGAHHWLMLGGMVAMLAFFTSYYLFRQLGVLAVEGKEGFGGSQQLYDHVFIPLLTLHIILVVIGLVMAIYMIVLGFRAQTFDRGARTLKDALLQTSWKRIGLIFGSVTLVVAFLFASRVATSGFSTRKLMVYLGLLLLIGVVFAVEIAIQRIWPNGARRHRALGRFTMVIYCILFVTGSVTYTMLYILYPGKIG
- a CDS encoding PCP reductase family protein, whose protein sequence is MAMLTCGCGRWMHTEGVDECPPPAEEETWIVRAECLGCGLKVGAEAPPGEAAALVDRLMWTDDALYELERLPPYVEPLVRQEVLDYARANGRLIVTVAVMRQARQGGAVEWEPEAERRLDRIPGPVRAMARVELERTAVERGHQRVTVALMEEVKARYFGMGSAKREA
- a CDS encoding cytochrome ubiquinol oxidase subunit I, whose protein sequence is MVGRSVRASGVGLAGVICLLGLAAALLVLPPVLGAAGGDPVVEGFSRSGQAQSLEAGSAPEEATDVYFHVPGRPVGPPAPPSEAIQYGRYGSLNSRTFVWFVTQQHTYFGGFVLALPIFCVIIELMGLMTRDRAAAARYDRLAHDFLRVALLALSLTAVVGSLMLATFVWFYPSFMSYMGGTFKTMMPIYALVFLGESVALILYYYSWERMAAPALKWVHASVGVLANALGGALLLLANAWAAFMMAPAGVDGQGRFLGNEWHLLHSALWNPLNVHRFLADLMSGGAVVLAYASYRFLTSKSEEERAYYDWVGYIFLFVTVCALLPMPFAGYWLMRSVYEYRQSMGVTMMGGLLTWLFVVQALLIGVLFLGINYYLWQSMGRVRGGERYQPYLQYLTWGLMGCLFVWFTPHTIIMSASEIKAMGGAQHPVIGNYGVMSAKNGAINVMICLTAVSYIFYRRANRSITVPWAKAGNLVLAGLFAVGIANIVWLAVYGFYLPASVRVGLSMPQAFSTLTVLVVGLWINRAMLRDARLLGPIEWGKMSVRGMVVLFGLAAAFTWVMGLMGYIRSSGRLSWHVNEVMPDVSPWAHTPSLGVAAKMVTVNMVVFWLTVLVLFWISSRDRRAIGQPSSAQADGSAMLPSAPGEAQPS
- a CDS encoding DUF3047 domain-containing protein — protein: MNGLRSMVCLSRAALPLMLSLSLLGPSGAGPASGQQAGSTVLEDFKNGDADGFPKGWKAQRSEGKAKQAYTIQSEGEVVFLAARKADQRVYKRIAWDPKAAPIVTWRWRLKAVPSGAEPIAAVFVSLDTDLMVIPVATKYVWSATKAKGAVTEGGVFDASEIVVRSGLQPIGTWVEERVNAYEDFKRIHGHEPARQAWGISLLGGPGVEIDFGSITVSSP
- a CDS encoding SUMF1/EgtB/PvdO family nonheme iron enzyme, coding for MENRGVLIGAIIFVFASFILMIVGLVYESYKAKKQRELAASIVTEHRPVAAAVTTDFSMYKTMVGDDGREMVLIPEGPFTMGGKEGDPDEAPEHQVYLSAYWIDKKEVTQAEYDRFVRMTKRGKPFIPVFEDDQSKILKPELPAIGMSWADAEAYCKWADKRLPTEAEWEKAGRGEDRRRYPWGDDFGSGHANVDGDEDGFKYLAPPGSFESGRSPYGLYDMTGNVAEWVADTYGEHYYQKTSYRDPQGPEEGQHKVIRGGSWRETPYKARLSQRFQAKMWRTDSTIGIRCAKDAEEYRAEPRKVKG
- a CDS encoding SUMF1/EgtB/PvdO family nonheme iron enzyme: MLETRFKIVFLLAVLFMTSLPVLGILRGTSPPPEDPETSPAGPDDSTLSSGAHPSSETPIEEEMVMIPAGPFVRGTQAGGYDEQPERAIYLDVYSIDRYEVTNAQYQAFVAATGHRKAGPPSRYAKNLSRMRGVNQPVVYVSWEDADEYCRWKGRRLPTEAEWEKAMRGTDGRLWPWGNEFDPIASNVGSSRDGFEATSPVGSFKRDVSPFGAADGAGNVMEWVADWYGEDAYRDPAEKNPKGPEHGVFKVLRGGGYTTHGTDVRITSRSKMVPDFRDETIGFRCAASEPERGGGKGAERSQNSQKIKVVEN